TGACCACGAGGGCGCCCAGGATCGGCGAGGCGCCGAGGAGAAGCCCGACCGCCACGCCGGCCAGCGCGACGTGGGCCAGGGTATCGGCGATGAGCGAGAGCCGTCGCGGCACGAGGAAGATCCCGATCAACGGACAGATGACCGCCGTGATGGCGCCGGCCGCGAAAGCCCGCTGCATGAAGCCGAACTGCAGGAATTCCGGCATGCCTAGTGGTCGTGGCTCACCACGCGCACCGACGGCCCATACAAGGCCGTCAGCGCGGCGTCGCTCAGGAAGTCGCCCGGACGGCCGTGGAAGATCAACCGCCGGTTGAGGCAGGCGAGCTTGGTCACTTCCTTGGCCACCACGCCGATGTCGTGGCTGACCAGGATGAGGGTGACCTCGCGCTCGCGATTCAGGTGGTGGAGAAGTGCATAGAAGGAGGTCTGCGCCTCGGGATCCACGCCGCCCGTCGGCTCATCCAGGATGAGCAGCTCGGGGTCGGAGACGAGGGCGCGCGCGATGAGCACGCGCTGCTGCTGCCCCGTGGACAGCGCGCCGATCCGCGCGCGCGCGTGCGCCTCCATGCCGACGCGGGCCAGCACCTCCTTGATGCGGCTCCGCTCGGCCCTCCCGGTCCGCTGGAAGAGCCCGAGGACCGAGACGAGCCCGCTCGCCACCACCTCCTCGACGGTGACGGGCAGGGAAGGGTCGAGGGTGGCCTTCTGCGGCACGTAGCCGAGCCGGCCCCACTCGCGAAAAGCCGCCGGAGGCTTGGCGAAGAGCCTGACCTCGCCCTCCGTCGGTGGGAGGAGGCCCAGCATCACCCGCAGGAGGGTGGTCTTGCCCGAGCCGTTCGGCCCGATGATGCCGAGAAAGTCGCCGGGCTCCACGGTGAGGTTGATGCCGTCGAGGACACGCACCGGACCGTAGTCGACGGCCACGCCCTCGAGCTCGACGAAGGGGCGCATCAGGTCTGGCTCCGGCTCGCGTCCCACCAGGCGCCGGCCGCGGCGCACGAGCCTCCCAGGAGGAAGCCGCCCAGGACGTCCGAAGGCCAGTGGGCATGCAGCACCATGCGCGCGATCCCGACCAGGACCATCACGCAGAGGACGGCAATGGTGACCGCGAACCGCTGCATGCGTCCCCACCGCTCCTTCACCGCGAAATAGATGGCCAGAACGGCGAAAGCCGCCGCGCCGGTGGCATGGCCGCTCGGAAAGCCCATGGCGCGGCCTCGCGGGCGGGTGCGGCCAACCAGCACCTTGGCCGCGTGCTCGAGTACGGGCGCGCCGAT
This genomic stretch from Candidatus Methylomirabilota bacterium harbors:
- a CDS encoding metal ABC transporter ATP-binding protein, producing MRPFVELEGVAVDYGPVRVLDGINLTVEPGDFLGIIGPNGSGKTTLLRVMLGLLPPTEGEVRLFAKPPAAFREWGRLGYVPQKATLDPSLPVTVEEVVASGLVSVLGLFQRTGRAERSRIKEVLARVGMEAHARARIGALSTGQQQRVLIARALVSDPELLILDEPTGGVDPEAQTSFYALLHHLNREREVTLILVSHDIGVVAKEVTKLACLNRRLIFHGRPGDFLSDAALTALYGPSVRVVSHDH
- a CDS encoding phosphatase PAP2 family protein, whose amino-acid sequence is MDDLAARRWLMLSIGGGALFLALAVLVFSVGLLPGDTALYNEILSRITPAVREFFSWANIFGNWKGLVPATVLLFVVSPHARRRWWLIALILIGAPVLEHAAKVLVGRTRPRGRAMGFPSGHATGAAAFAVLAIYFAVKERWGRMQRFAVTIAVLCVMVLVGIARMVLHAHWPSDVLGGFLLGGSCAAAGAWWDASRSQT